atatttattttgtgtatttacaGAATGTAATATGTTTTTACGGTGTGTGTACGTACTATCAATATAAGACCTACCTTTGACTGCAATTTatgagtttaaaaaaatataaaaaagttcgGTCATCACCATGAAAATTATATTGCACGTAAACGCCTCTGAGAAATAAGTTTATGTTGGGTagataatacaataaaataaagtatctgATAGTATGTATACTCTTTAAAGATATTTCTACATATAATGATAGTACAAGTATGACTCTTTAATGATACAGTATAGGCATTCAAACGAGACCATAaacatttaactgtaaatattgtatctttggcaatcgttgaATTTGTTAGCGCAAGGGGGTGATTCCATTTTTTTGCTCGCGAGTGTAATCCACTGGTTTATAATTGTCCTTATTATAGGGAAGCATAGTCAAATATGCTTGTGTTCTCTCTTTGCCTTTTTCGAGatttaaaaaaggaggttctaaGTTTGACCAGTGTGAGTTTAGAAAAGGTTTTTGACATGTTATTgaagtcggttttttttttaagttaagatATTACCTATGGTTTAAATGACATTCTTTTACTATTTCCAGATGTTCAACTACCACGTGGCGGCTGGTATGAAGACTGTAGGCATATCGGCCGCCGGCGGGGTGGCTGAAGCGACGGCCGATGAGATTGTCGACGGCTACTCTAAATACGACATGTATGAACTCGGCCTTAACCGGTTTCTGGGGCTACATAACAATAAGAGGTTCTTGAGAGATCGGGTTAAAGAGGTGCCTGGTTAGTACTGTTTTTTTCTCCTTTTATAATAcagctgtttatttatttcagctgtttacttttttttattctcattggtttaatcacaataataaaaaaaacaagcaaagTTCAAAGTTTGAAATACATAGCTTTTACATTATGTtgacagtaagtctgacaactagtcctaccaaggggtgttgagttgcccgggtaactgggttgaggaggtcagataggcagtcgcttcttgtaaaacacgggtactcagctgcatcttgtTAGACAGATAGCCGACGCCAACAtatttaggaaaaggctcggaagatgataatgaattaataaatataaccgTTTCATAATTCTAGGTGTCCACTACGGTCTTCCGTATCCGTTTCAAGAGTTCGAAACGGGTCGTAACCTCCGACTGTCACCTATTTACCCGACTTTGCGCGACAATGGTGCCGTGTTCGGACAAGTCATGGGCTATGAAAGACCTACGTGGTTCGAAACTGTTGGTAAGGAGTCTTTTTATCATATGCTAAGAAGTCGTgccccgtggtaactactgtcCGTACTCGGATGAAATATAGTCTCTCTACGCGGGAAcagagtagctttccaacagtgtaaGAATTTTTATATAGGCTTAGCATTTTTTGAGTTTGTCCAttacaaacaagcaaacaaatctttcttctttatGTATTAGCatagactagccgttttaccgcggttttactcgcgtcccgtgaAAACTACTGGCCgtatcggaataaaatatagcctatggcactcagaaacattgtagctatctatcagtgaaagaagTTTGGAAATCCGATCAGCGGTTCCAAAAATTACCCTACACACAAACTTACAAATCatagatttttaatattatttaactttataatttttcagatcCAAAAGAGGCGTCGGACAAGCCCCGCCCATTTAAGGTGGCGTACACGAAGACGTTTAACAAGCCACATTGGTTCGACACGGTGCAGAGAGAGTATTGGGCGTGTAGGGAACGAGTGGGACTTGCAGATTACTCCTCGTTTACTAAGATTGATATACAGGTGTGTAATAAATTCTTGTAACCTTTTTAataccttaaaaaaataatttttaaatacaacaGTGTACATTAAAAACTCGATCGGTAGTAGAAGAAATAGCACATGGAGAACAGAACGACTATCGGaaatgtcataacgcaaaatctcctaaaaaactagcgcgccaaaatgcgggtgtttgggGGACGACTGACGAAAcccgtccattattttcaaaataaactcatcaatcaatcaagacctcATCTTAACATATAGGTTTTGacttgacaaggaacccgaacgcctcgttagttctagtaactgaccTACTAtatgttgcttgacctacaagaaggcgcctggcctaccttatggcatctccgctagctTTTCTTCCTCCTTGTACCAATCATTTCAAAATCTAACTGGAATTCGTTTTGTATcccatttttttaaagttctaATGCTATCATGTAATATTAATTAGAAAGATTTTGTTTCCTGAACAATAATTATTGTCCCCTttctaatatgtattttatacaacagtgaacatttaaaaaaaaaaaaaaaaacatttaaaatctcTTTTTCTCCAGTCCCAAGGTCGCGAAGTAGTGGACCTACTCCAGTACCTATGCTCCAACGATGTGGATGTGCCAGTCGGCAGTATCATACATACGGGCATGCAGAACGAACGTGGCGGCTATGAAAACGATTGCAGTCTCGCCAGGGTCTCTGAAAATCTGTGAGTATGTTGGCCCTTTACTTTGGTACTTAATATACTATTGTTGTAAAgagagatttatttattatagttcggccattcagagaatgcgttcctgacacgtcgcgattgaactgacgacgtaactttgcaatggcgttgcagttacgataaaaatatttttgctggttgtttaccgttttaacaattgaggagcattaaaacaacattattatatcaataatcaatgaatgttataattttgtgccaaactgagtgtcaaataacttggtaaacaatatttttctaaatctatactgcgctattacaaggttatgtcagcggtttatattttgtagtgctgtgctaaaaataacaggcaagtatcgtaatctgttcttatacagttataatataaaataatacgttttgattttctttttaagaattggaaaataatggactataagacttaattataacttttatgaaatataaaaataaaactatgaccaaaccgcatttttatacttagattaaaaatggtaaccccaaatggcgttatgggccgccattttgtgacgctaaaacagtcgtccgttgtcgtttcgtgcgcatagaccacgtttttcaagtgttttcgatctgtttttatttgattacccggcttttgttagaccgagatatcaggattgattctgttattgataataatataattatacatgtaggcgaagatgatgatgaagacaccacctcctcaagcaaatcggagtctgattaatattctgttcgcacattcaattcaatgtacttgtaacaaagaataaataaaacaattttattatatgaatattacctttttttggtttccacttaaataactaaaatataaaacaaatgattccgccaatttaaaacgaaaataatcttaaaataatgcggcggttcattttgaaggaacggtaacgaactcagtgttatgttgtgcccatcactagtcgtgactaactgataggtgtcaggaacgcattctctgaacggccgaagtatactaGATTCTGCCAGCAGTTTTACCCACATCCCCTGGGAACCGCTGCACGAACCCGGacagaaagtaaaataaaattagcctatagccttccccgataaatgggctatctaacactgaaataatgtttaaaatcggaccagtatttcctgagattagcacgttcaaacaaacaaactttataatattagtatagatatgagTATGATCTATGACAGCTCCAAAGTTTACAATATGTAGATAAGAAACAAAGTAGCTTataagattagcgcgttcaatttgcaaacaaacaaactcctcagctttataatattagtataaaagaTGTATCTTTTTTGGAATTCAACCTTTTAAAATATCTTAACCTtcaaaaatgaaccttaaaaatTCTATTCCAGCTACATGATGATAGCACCAACAATACAGCAGACCCGTTGCAAAGCCTGGCTAAAACGTCATCTTCCTGCAAATGGTTCAGTGACTCTCTCTGACGTCACATCCATGTATACAGCAATTTGTATCATGGGACCTTTTACAAGAAACCTGCTTTCTGAACTGACGGACACTGATCTTTCGCCGTCAAAGTTTCCTTTCTTTACCTTTAAAGAAATCGATGTGGCGTTGGCAAATGGCGTGAGAGCGATGAATTTGACGCATACGGGAGAGTTGGGATATGTGCTGTATATTCCTAATGAGGTATGTTGTTTTTTATGTGCTATTTTAGTAGGTAGTTAAGTGATGgtgataggactttttacacaaatataatacatCATGATCTGTCtatccttttcccaattatgttgtgTTCGGCTTCTGGTTTAACCGGATACAGCttagtactagtgttttacaaggagcgattgcctgtctgacctcctcaacccagttacccgggcaacccaatacgctTAGCTTAAGAGCTTATCACACTTGACATTTAGGAAAGTaggtttcattaaatcatttagaaacctaattaggctactgaatttagtcaagtgcaaTAAATAAGCCCtttagattggtgtcagacttactggcttctaactacctgTAACgagtgccaaagatgttcaatgagaGCCGTCTATGATGTTAtatgataaattaatttatatttgatcTTACTATCTACTCATTTCCAGTTCGCCCTCCACGTGTACAACCGTCTGATGACGATAGGCGAGAAGTACGGCATATCTCATGTCGGCTACTATGCTTCGAGGGCACTTCGGGTGGAAAAGTTCTTCGCGTTCTGGGGTCAGGACCTCGACACCATGACTACGCCGCTGGAGTGTGGCCGTACTTGGCGGGTCAAGTTCGATGTAAGTATACACAGCAGACCTTTGAaattatcatctcccgagcatttttcccaattatgttgggctcggcttcctgtctaaccggattcagctgagtaccagtgctttacaaggagcgactgccctatctgaccccctcagcccagttacccgggcaacccaacaccctttagttagactggtgtcagacttctgACTatacgtaacgactgccaaggatgttcaatgaaatATAGGCATGATGTGAAACTAGTCACAGTTTGCCACAGTTTACCTTAGTCACAGTTTGCTCTTCTTTCCTTTTCAATAAGGCAAAGAGACTACACGTTAGGATCTGCAAGGCAGACAAAACTGCATGTCACAGTCAAATGCGTTTGTTGAAATAAGACAATGAACACCACCACCAAATCGTTCTCTTTCGAAAGAAGGAATGATgatgaacaaacttcccagcaacacagctgtctatttcAATTAAATCATCCTACATTGTCCCACTGCTAGGGAAAGGTAAAATCTTTTATCTATTTCTATTGGAAGCGTGGTTTTGTAAATTCTTCTTTAATGTAATCTTTGGAAATTTTAAACGTACCTGTTATTTAACTGCTTGTATGTAGctagttataaaacaatagaaaatcaattgtgtttcaCGTATATCTGCGCTCCAGCATACAAATTAAGGATCCATTTTTATTTCCCTTCATCTAAATACAAAACTAGCTCATTAACAACAATAATTCTCAATTTCCAGAAAGACATAAAGTTCATCGGTCGCGACGCCCTTCTCCGACAGCGGGAGGAAGGTATTCGCAGGCAATACGTGCAACTCTTGCTGACCGACCATGACCATGAGCTGGACATGTGGTCTTGGGGCGGAGAACCGATATATAGAGACGGGAATTACTGTGGACAAACTACCACTACTAGTTATGGGTTTACGTTTAAAAAACAGGTGaggttttaaggtttttaactgaaattaaacatctGAATCTTTTCTCTGCATCTGGATAAAATGTATGTTACTTGGGGATaccagcaaaaacatataggaagtggtgaagggggTGTTTCTGCTTCGATATGCTCTGGAGAGGAGAAATGACGCACGACGACTGTGGTTTTACTTGTTTAGTTTAATCGttgtataaaaacttatttacaaagtttATAACACAAATGTGGAATGTAAATGAAAATGAACGTGAGATCTTTCTGTCGTTGGTGGTCTGTACTGTAGTGTCTGTGTCTGTGTCTGTGTTGCGCGCGCGTGCGTTCCCGTCGAGCGCACGGCGAAATGGACGAGGCGAGCGCCGGAGCGCGGCGCGATGGCGTtggtcgcccctctccgccgcgcGCATGCGCTCCCCCGCTCGGTGCTGATGCTGTGATGTTGGCCGCCCCGGACCCGCTGTCACGTCGAAGCCGGAACAGTGGGCGTTTTGGAGGCTATCTTTTtcgattttgatttgattttgataatgtagctttccgaCCGTAAAAGCGTTTTATAAATCGGAtatgtagtttcggagcctttaaggtactgtagcgtagttagaaactttttcatttgtaaggttttattcattattttgatactGTCCGGACAATCATTTAAATGTGTTCTATGAGAAATAGTAGATtagaatttttatattgaagtatgtcacttcacctctcgagcccaaacgataaacgtcgtgatattgaatcatttttttcattttgagcaaaaTAATTGCCTCCCGGTCCTACAGTACATAGTGGATCTTAGGCTATACTTTACTCAGGTTCCCGCACCTAGATCTACTTCTACTTCTAAGATCTACTTTGTATCTTAAAACTACTAAGCTTTGTCTGCAAATGGATCTTCTTCCCGTATTTGGATAAGATATAGCCAATGTTGCCAGCAATTGTGTAGTTTCAAACAGTGAAAGAGGTTTTGACCTCGGTTGAGTAGTTTTGAAGTTTGGTAAAagtatgctactttttatccaggtacaaGAAATAAAGCCCTTTACAAAAGCTAGTAGAGAAACCACGTtcactaattaatttaaaaatatttcaggtaTGCCTCGGCTTCGTAGAGAATCTAGATAAGAATGGAGTCCCGCAACGTATCACGAACGACTACGTGCTCAGCGGACATTACGAAATAGATATCGGCGGTATCAGGTAATATTATACACACTttactatataaattaattgtattttaattatattacattgctttcttatcatcatctgccctgcctttaccaactatgttggggtcggcttccagtctaaccggatgcagctgagtatcagtattttacaaggaacaactgcctatctgatctcctcaactcagttacccgggcaagcaAATATacttgtcagacttactggtttctgactacccgtaacgactgccaaagatgttcaatgacagccgggacctacagtctaGCGTACCCTTCGAAACACACtatcaatttttaaaatatgctatatttttCAGATACGCTGCCAAACTGAATTTGCACTCTCCGAACTTGCCGACAAAATACCCGGATAAGGAACGCGACGTATACCAAGCGACGAGAAAGCTGCACGAACCACAACAGTTCTTAGGACGTCACTATCAACCGTAAATGTAAGATTTTCAGGACCCCAGGCACTGTTTCCAAATCTTAGGCAAACTGACTTTTCATatggttaatttaatatttatgacaaaacaatttggtattttttaaatgtcaaagtgtgataggagacgagttgtaaACGgcaactttaaattggttttgtcgcagcccaaagtaCTGATACTCTTCTaagttgtgtttatttatgagaaaaagATGTTTTAAGCCtcgtgggtacaatatctaaacaataggacgctttacacaaaaataccgaaactcttaatattgccatcaatcatcagcatATGCCAagtacgcatagtttttcaaaacgTTTTGATGTAACAGAAAGGTACATCAATCATTAATTGAAACTGCATTATcaattttctgaaaatcacgtcaACGTTTTCACTGGTCTTATATGGGCCGATTACGCGATTTTTCTTTGTAGTAAATAGGGCACCAGGCTCACTCAAAAAATAAACCTAGAGTATTATAGTAGTtctgttattaaattatatagttATTAGATTGGCATATTATGCGCAagagttttatgaaaataaaacacactgcaaacttttagtcggccggtTGTATGTACTGTAAAGTTtcattggaatcaagattttcactgaaaaaaaaaaacaaccatcgGTTCTACTGTCGGCTGACTGTTTCGTCTGCAGTATGCGGCTACTATTAATAATGATTTTTGATATGTTCAGAAAAAATACTTCATAATCTTCCAAAAATTGCTGCTTCCATTATTGtctaaaatatttgtcattatTGTTTAAGAagtcattttcattaaaaataccaaaataagtaaaaaaccGCTCAAAGTACGTAAATCACTGTAGATAAAGTCCAGTTATTATGATATTTATTCTAAGAATAGAAAATACTTTTCGCTGTCAGGGGCAGAGGTATTAGGCTGCCTGGGTAcctaactgggtcgaggaggtcagatagacattcgctcctcgtaaaacactgggactcagctgcacccggttagactggaaaccgaccccaacttagttgggaaaaggctaggcagataatttataagatgtaaaataataagtgaTTGATATGCCATACTAAACTcgtataaaatatacaattttaaaactaGAAAGACCAaggcaagttttttttatatatagagTTAGCTTAACAATTGCAAATTAGGAAAcgtcataaaatatgaaaagaaacaaaaatatagttTGTGCAATATTAAACAATGAAATTGCTTTGCCGCCAATTTGACTACCTTGGTCTTTCTAGTGTTACATTAGTCATAAAAAGTCTTTCTCAAAGAAAATGAAggataaataaagataataagCATTACGAGATTAttagactaaataaataattaacaagtTAGACAGGCTTctattagggtcaattcccactgaaagagcagcggccggcagcggccgtaagagcacggacaatgtaagagcgcggcgcggcccgccgcgctcgcgctcaatcacttgcatacggccgctgccggccgctgctctttcagtgggaattgacccttaaagtCTTAATAAAGTTATTAGAAATGGAGCGGGCCAAAATTTGCCTTTATTTGTGGAATAATATGTTATGAACTCGGTTTGAGAAACCACGTTATAAAATTAACTATTGGTCGTACtaaaattacgtacaattttattggagatttgcaaattgaaaagttaaaaatatgccAAAATAAGTTTAGAAGTGGATTTATTCTtttgtatttctatttatttttctttttataaagttATGGTATTTGTATATTCAAGACTTCTCTATAAGCTGTCTTGcgaaataaaatttgtttttgagattattatgttaagattttgtataaaagtCACCTGCAGTTGCAGTTTGAACATTTTATCGTAAGCAAATTGTATTAGATAAATGTAAAATCAAGCATGTACATAGATACagccaaattatttaaatttgtaAACAGTAAAgtaatacatatatgtagaaCTAGGTATTTAATATTGAAAGGCTTATCTGGTTCTGTCTTTGGCAGCCTGACATAAGCTTATAAAGGTACGTTCTGAACGCTAGCTGCCGATCGCAtttgccgcttcgatccaaaacgtttgcatgtaaatacatacaacccagtagtgcagctgcggctgATTTCATGCAGACGCGGAATGTGCAGTCGGCAGTTGGCACTCAAAACGTATCGTTAACGTATCGAAGTAGTTAAGAAGACTTGGATGTTACTCTCCATTGTAAATTAGCCATGTTGCCAGATCATCTTGGACTCACTTTAAACCTAATTTTTTATAAGATCAATACACGCTGATGAACTTCAGTATAAATACAGTGATTAGATTTCAAACCATAGAATTAAAATGTgtccaatattttaattatctatTAACGGCTGCACCCAATAATCTTTCTATATAATTTTCACATTAGCCCCAAATGTGCAATGCttttctatctctagtaactagaacaatagatagatagaatattgggaatcaCCATGACTAGATCTGGCAACTGTAAATGCACctaatattacattttactgTACATACACCGTAAGCTATATAgcaccacggagaacaaaatgactagcggagatgtcataacggaaaatctaagaaaatagcgcgccaaaatgtccACCGTTCGTATTTAACTTAGAAGGCGCCTGGCCTACCTACAtcatggcatctccactcatttttccttactccgtgtatAGGACTTAAGATAAGCGTTTCAGTTCTGAGTTTTCAACAAAATTCTCTTTATTTCTGTAACACACAGACCATGTTTAGGTTGTTCATAAAAAGGAAATAGAACCTCGCCATAGCTTATACATAAAACCGCGTATTGCAATAGACTAGTTACTATAGTCAATATtcactaaaataatatatagaatACAGTAGTTACTCAAATACTTACAAATATGTCCATTGTTTATCACttctttaagcaatgaaaaaactgtaaatttgttgttctatttttaattaaattttcttgAAATAGGATGTGATTAAATTAACTTACTGAATGTTCATTCTATCTTCACCTATAGAATTCTTTTAAAGAGAACAAGGAAGAAGTGTTTCCAATGCAAaccaatatttttgttgttggaAACAAGTACGTAACTGCGTAAGCATAAGGTCTATTTTGGACTATAGCCCACTCTAGGCTAAAATTAAGCTTGGATgataataaactatttttagaaACATAACACAAATTTCTTAGCATAAGGAAAAATTGTTGTCAACTTCatatattttctgttttttatagATAGTCAAAAGTTTTAGGCGTGTAGTAAATAAATGGCGTGTAAAATAGCTATTAGCGAATAAGAAATGATGTCTTGCCATTATTGTTTTGAGCTATTTTGTTTGTAGATAGGAACTTCTAATATTTTCGCCGTAATCATGTGTCTGTCAGTTCATAAGTAATAGAATGCTCAACCTTACGAATCAATTGTTTTATATCGAATGAGTAGGCAATAGAAATTACGCTTTTAGacttaataaatacaaacaaattaaagttGTACAGATAAatgtacagtaaaaataattgaaaactaATGAATAATGTATATATTAAAGATAGTTTGTAGTTTCCCAACAGTTTTTTGCTCATTATGTGGcgcgtttaaaatattatgttgcaCTTAATATAAGTTTGTCTTGCATATCATTTTGCGGCGAAAATACTATAGTATtagataaataaagaaataaaaatcaatgcaagaatttacaaatgttttatttacaagtatttaTGGTCCAAGTTTACCCACAAAATCAACTTCTAGGTTTTCggaaaacaactgtttattatgaattttcaattttaattgtCAAGGTAAACAGTTGTTTCACACAAAACGGATGTTCTCTGATAGATTTCAACTTTTTAAAAGTCAGGCTTTCCTCGAAATGTTACCTTGACCTACACCAAACCCTCACACTTATAATTGAAGTAAGTGCTTTAAtcacttacagccagtttcttgatcaaaagtaaaagccaaagtaatgttgTAATAGTAAAAGTAACTGTAAAATTcgtttacttttgatgaagaaactggctgtaagccATTAAGACTAATCAGGTAAATTAACCAGTTACAGAATACAGTAATTTTACAAACTATGTGATTCTGGTTGAGGACAACATACTTCTAAGATTTTTTAATGCTAATATTAACAACAATAGGCTACTTACAGAGCTCTAACAAAATTAAAGAATATACTCAATACATAGTtctagaaatgtacccaaggaccaTTCTTGGTTCTGTGCTGAATTATTGATctttaattatagaaaaaaaaaaaaactaattgctACCACTTGTTAATGGGGACATAAACCGCTATatattcaataattaatattcaaatcaatgtcataataatcattaataatatttatacacaTGTATGCATACATGTTTCGTCAATTCTATTATCTAATCTCTTAAAGTGATACAATAACACTATGAAAATAGTCTTCTGTATGAAAGTTGTCATCTAAAACACAAAAGTGAAGTAACTCCATGTTAAGTAAGTTTACTCCATGGATATTCTCAATCCCTCTAGACACAACCAGAGGATTAAATTCAAATTCACAAATTCAATAAACTATAGATTATTTAATGCAATGATTACGTAATTCCAATTTctagatattaaattaaaaagtcataaaaaa
This window of the Helicoverpa zea isolate HzStark_Cry1AcR chromosome 31, ilHelZeax1.1, whole genome shotgun sequence genome carries:
- the LOC124645227 gene encoding pyruvate dehydrogenase phosphatase regulatory subunit, mitochondrial isoform X1, producing MLVKGFRGARTYRAHKCVGVVSREFSSRLDALDHEERLEGCLSALPPKAKVVICGGGMMGAAVAYHLARRGWGDQTIVVEKEKVGIGSRWHSSGLVGAFKPTLAQVRLTQSSIRLLQELEAKGRATGWKQCGSLLLARNRDRMTVYRRMKSQSVSWGIPCELVSPKRCQELWPLLNVDDVLGGLWIPGDGVGDPHLLNMALMRESVQSGVGVMEDCAVTAVLSKNDRVCGVETNRGAIECEYFVNCAGFWARKVGQLARPQVKVPLLPCEHYYLHTKPIDNLDPMTPVIRDPDGYIYLRERDGCILAGGFEPIAKPVYEEEITSMAQRCVPEDWDHFHVLLQQLLKRVPSLSQAVLHKLCNGLEAFSPDCKWIVGEAPEMFNYHVAAGMKTVGISAAGGVAEATADEIVDGYSKYDMYELGLNRFLGLHNNKRFLRDRVKEVPGVHYGLPYPFQEFETGRNLRLSPIYPTLRDNGAVFGQVMGYERPTWFETVDPKEASDKPRPFKVAYTKTFNKPHWFDTVQREYWACRERVGLADYSSFTKIDIQSQGREVVDLLQYLCSNDVDVPVGSIIHTGMQNERGGYENDCSLARVSENLYMMIAPTIQQTRCKAWLKRHLPANGSVTLSDVTSMYTAICIMGPFTRNLLSELTDTDLSPSKFPFFTFKEIDVALANGVRAMNLTHTGELGYVLYIPNEFALHVYNRLMTIGEKYGISHVGYYASRALRVEKFFAFWGQDLDTMTTPLECGRTWRVKFDKDIKFIGRDALLRQREEGIRRQYVQLLLTDHDHELDMWSWGGEPIYRDGNYCGQTTTTSYGFTFKKQVCLGFVENLDKNGVPQRITNDYVLSGHYEIDIGGIRYAAKLNLHSPNLPTKYPDKERDVYQATRKLHEPQQFLGRHYQP
- the LOC124645227 gene encoding pyruvate dehydrogenase phosphatase regulatory subunit, mitochondrial isoform X2, with protein sequence MTVYRRMKSQSVSWGIPCELVSPKRCQELWPLLNVDDVLGGLWIPGDGVGDPHLLNMALMRESVQSGVGVMEDCAVTAVLSKNDRVCGVETNRGAIECEYFVNCAGFWARKVGQLARPQVKVPLLPCEHYYLHTKPIDNLDPMTPVIRDPDGYIYLRERDGCILAGGFEPIAKPVYEEEITSMAQRCVPEDWDHFHVLLQQLLKRVPSLSQAVLHKLCNGLEAFSPDCKWIVGEAPEMFNYHVAAGMKTVGISAAGGVAEATADEIVDGYSKYDMYELGLNRFLGLHNNKRFLRDRVKEVPGVHYGLPYPFQEFETGRNLRLSPIYPTLRDNGAVFGQVMGYERPTWFETVDPKEASDKPRPFKVAYTKTFNKPHWFDTVQREYWACRERVGLADYSSFTKIDIQSQGREVVDLLQYLCSNDVDVPVGSIIHTGMQNERGGYENDCSLARVSENLYMMIAPTIQQTRCKAWLKRHLPANGSVTLSDVTSMYTAICIMGPFTRNLLSELTDTDLSPSKFPFFTFKEIDVALANGVRAMNLTHTGELGYVLYIPNEFALHVYNRLMTIGEKYGISHVGYYASRALRVEKFFAFWGQDLDTMTTPLECGRTWRVKFDKDIKFIGRDALLRQREEGIRRQYVQLLLTDHDHELDMWSWGGEPIYRDGNYCGQTTTTSYGFTFKKQVCLGFVENLDKNGVPQRITNDYVLSGHYEIDIGGIRYAAKLNLHSPNLPTKYPDKERDVYQATRKLHEPQQFLGRHYQP